From one Excalfactoria chinensis isolate bCotChi1 chromosome 9, bCotChi1.hap2, whole genome shotgun sequence genomic stretch:
- the PXYLP1 gene encoding 2-phosphoxylose phosphatase 1, with the protein MLFRNRFLFLLALAALLAFLSLSLQFLHLIPVNPIKEDGLNPKSRKRIMPDLLTEPPAIDPVYEAHVYCNIPTIAERSMEGYAPHYFKLVSVQVLIRHGDRYPLYAIPKTKRPDIDCTLLPNRKPSHPQLEAFIKHMSKGSAAQMDGTLSSLPRYPSHSLCEMGELTQTGVVQHLRNGQLLREIYINKHKLLLNDWTAKQLYLETTGKSRTLQSALALLYTFLPDFDWKKINMRHQWSTIFCSGSCDCPMRNHYLEEEQRRQYSLRVKNSDLEKIYVDMAKIVGIPTRQLRASNPIDSLLCYFCHNVSFPCTKTGCIGMEHFKVIKRHQLEDERERQEKKLYFLYALLATHPLLNQTVNRLQRIAEGKKEEIFVLHSAHDVTLSPVLSALGITEARFPRFAARLVFELWQDGKRPKEHFIRILYNGADVTFQTSFCKDYYKRSSKPMCPLEKFVSFVKRDMFLVFNSTSYYDACRRRPL; encoded by the exons TGCATTTAATCCCAGTGAACCCCATCAAGGAAGATGGGTTGAATCCCAAGAGCCGAAAGAGAATAATGCCTGATTTGCTGACAGAACCTCCTGCAATAGATCCTGTTTACGAAGCTCATGTTTACTGCAATATTCCTACCATTGCTGAACGTAGCATGGAAG GCTATGCACCCCATTATTTTAAGCTAGTGTCAGTTCAAGTGTTGATTCGACATGGAGATAGATATCCATTATATGCCATTCCCAAAACTAAAAGACCTGACATTGACTGTACGTTGCTGCCTAACAG GAAACCTTCTCATCCTCAGCTGGAAGCTTTCATTAAGCACATGTCCAAAGGGTCTGCAGCCCAAATGGATGGTACCCTAAGCAGCCTGCCTCGTTACCCTAGTCATTCTCTTTGTGAAATGGGAGAGCTTACACAGACTG GTGTTGTACAGCACTTGCGAAATGGACAACTATTGCGAGAAATTTATATAAACAAACATAAACTGCTTCTGAATGACTGGACAGCAAAACAGCTCTACTTGGAGACAACAGGAAAGAGCCGAACCCTGCAGAGTGCGCTGGCGCTGCTCTACACCTTTTTGCCTGATtttgactggaaaaaaattaacatgaGGCATCAGTGGAGCACCATTTTTTGTTCTGGAAGCTGTGACTGTCCCATGCGGAACCACTACCTAGAAGAGGAACAGCGCAGGCAGTACAGCTTACGGGTGAAGAACAGTGATTTGGAGAAAATCTATGTGGATATGGCGAAGATCGTTGGCATTCCTACCAGGCAGTTGAGAGCTTCTAACCCAATAGATTCTCTCTTGTGCTATTTTTGCCACAATGTCAGTTTCCCCTGTACCAAAACTGGCTGCATTGGTATGGAACACTTCAAAGTAATCAAAAGACATCAGTTGGAGGATGAGAGggaaagacaggaaaagaaactatATTTCCTGTACGCACTGTTGGCTACTCACCCCCTCCTCAACCAGACTGTTAATCGGCTTCAGAGAATTGCAGaaggcaagaaagaagaaatatttgttcttCACTCTGCACACGATGTCACGCTGTCACCTGTTCTTAGTGCCTTGGGCATTACAGAGGCCAGATTTCCACGATTTGCTGCCAGATTAGTTTTTGAGCTGTGGCAGGATGGGAAGAGACCCAAAGAACACTTTATCCGCATCCTGTATAATGGTGCTGATGTCACATTCCAGACCTCATTTTGCAAGGATTATTATAAGCGTTCCAGCAAGCCAATGTGCCCTCTAGAAAAATTTGTTAGCTTTGTTAAGAGGGATATGTTCTTAGTTTTTAACAGCACTAGTTATTATGATGCATGTCGTAGAAGACCACTGTAG